In a single window of the Saccharothrix australiensis genome:
- a CDS encoding DoxX family protein: MEPTRSRSWSALALAGLLGAAGVTHFAKPGPYDAIVPRSLPGKPRSWTYASGVAEVALAAAVAAPRTRGLGALLAAGFFAAVFPANVKMAYDHRARSSPTKALAYGRLPLQLPLVLWALRVRRTAL; this comes from the coding sequence ATGGAACCCACTCGTTCCCGTTCCTGGTCGGCGCTGGCGCTGGCCGGACTGCTCGGCGCGGCGGGCGTCACGCACTTCGCCAAGCCGGGACCGTACGACGCGATCGTGCCGCGATCGCTGCCGGGCAAGCCTCGGAGCTGGACCTACGCCTCGGGTGTCGCGGAGGTGGCGTTGGCCGCGGCGGTGGCCGCACCCCGCACCCGCGGTCTCGGCGCGTTGTTGGCGGCGGGTTTCTTCGCCGCGGTGTTCCCCGCGAACGTGAAGATGGCTTACGACCACCGGGCGAGGTCGTCCCCGACGAAGGCCCTCGCGTACGGCAGGCTCCCCCTCCAACTGCCGCTGGTCCTCTGGGCGCTGCGCGTCCGCCGTACGGCCCTCTGA
- a CDS encoding M20/M25/M40 family metallo-hydrolase, protein MSGDPENPEHPERAAVAALADDFLSDLREWLAIPSIGVDPAHRGDVRESAQWLADALRRDGWPEVQVWDAGPALPAVYACWPAEDPEAPTVLVYGHHDVQPVDPVERWRHPPFEPTLVGEELFGRGASDDKGQVAMHLLGVKAHLAARAAANPAVTIKLFVEGEEESGSPHLVPLLDDHRADLACDLVVFTDTPLYARDAPTICTGQRGVYGAEVVFTGGTSDVHSGRAGGGVPNPATAIARLVAALHDDRGRVRLRDFYTDVVEPSAAERADYAALPFDEDVWLANSGGAQAVSGEEGWSTLARVWVRPTAEVNGIHGGYTGPGLKTIVPADASVKLSFRLVPNQRPEQVAEALREFVAAHTPPGLHAEVIPLGDGAPPYAADVAHPAVGALKDAVEAAFDQPVRFSRTGGSGPAAILHDRLGVPVVYLGATLPDDHIHAPNERVVVPLLLRGAEAAARLWRLLPERLS, encoded by the coding sequence GTGAGTGGTGATCCGGAAAATCCTGAACATCCCGAGCGCGCGGCCGTCGCCGCGCTGGCCGACGACTTTCTGTCGGACCTGCGCGAGTGGTTGGCCATCCCGTCCATCGGCGTCGACCCCGCGCACCGCGGTGACGTGCGCGAATCAGCCCAGTGGCTGGCGGACGCGCTCCGCCGCGACGGCTGGCCCGAGGTCCAGGTCTGGGACGCCGGCCCGGCGCTGCCCGCCGTGTACGCGTGCTGGCCCGCCGAGGACCCCGAGGCGCCGACCGTGCTGGTCTACGGGCACCACGACGTGCAGCCGGTCGACCCGGTCGAGCGCTGGCGCCACCCGCCGTTCGAGCCGACGCTGGTCGGCGAGGAGCTGTTCGGGCGCGGCGCGAGCGACGACAAGGGCCAGGTCGCGATGCACCTGCTCGGCGTCAAGGCGCACCTCGCGGCCCGCGCCGCCGCCAACCCCGCGGTGACGATCAAGCTGTTCGTCGAGGGCGAGGAGGAATCCGGCTCGCCCCACCTCGTCCCCCTGCTCGACGACCACCGCGCCGACCTCGCCTGCGACCTGGTGGTGTTCACCGACACGCCGCTGTACGCGCGGGACGCGCCGACGATCTGCACCGGCCAACGCGGTGTCTACGGCGCAGAGGTCGTGTTCACCGGTGGCACCTCGGACGTGCACTCGGGCCGCGCGGGCGGCGGCGTGCCGAACCCGGCGACGGCGATCGCACGCCTCGTCGCCGCCCTGCACGACGACCGGGGCCGGGTGCGGCTGCGCGACTTCTACACGGACGTCGTGGAACCCTCCGCCGCCGAACGCGCCGACTACGCCGCCCTCCCGTTCGACGAGGACGTGTGGCTCGCGAACTCCGGTGGCGCGCAGGCCGTGTCCGGCGAGGAGGGCTGGTCCACGCTGGCACGCGTGTGGGTGCGCCCGACCGCCGAGGTCAACGGCATCCACGGCGGCTACACCGGCCCCGGCCTGAAGACGATCGTCCCGGCCGACGCGTCGGTGAAGCTGTCGTTCCGCCTCGTGCCGAACCAACGCCCGGAGCAGGTGGCGGAGGCGCTGCGCGAGTTCGTCGCCGCCCACACGCCGCCCGGCCTGCACGCGGAGGTCATCCCGCTCGGCGACGGCGCACCGCCCTACGCGGCGGACGTGGCGCACCCGGCCGTCGGCGCGCTGAAGGACGCGGTGGAGGCCGCGTTCGACCAGCCGGTCCGCTTCAGCCGGACGGGCGGCAGCGGCCCGGCGGCAATCCTGCACGACCGGCTCGGCGTGCCGGTCGTGTACCTGGGCGCGACGTTGCCGGATGATCACATCCACGCGCCCAACGAGCGCGTCGTCGTGCCGCTGCTGCTCCGCGGCGCCGAGGCCGCCGCCCGCCTGTGGCGGCTACTCCCGGAGAGGCTGTCATGA